From Lagopus muta isolate bLagMut1 chromosome 15, bLagMut1 primary, whole genome shotgun sequence, the proteins below share one genomic window:
- the LOC125700763 gene encoding parvalbumin, thymic isoform X1, which translates to MAITDILSAKDIESALSSCQAADSFNYKSFFSTVGLSSKTPDQIKKVFGILDQDKSGFIEEEELQLFLKNFSSSARVLTSAETKAFLAAGDTDGDGKIGVEGKAAGNFIKVRL; encoded by the exons ATGGCCATCACTGACATCCTTTCTGCTAAAGATATTGAATCTGCTCTCTCCAGCTGCCAGG CTGCGGATTCCTTCAATTATAAGTCGTTCTTCTCCACGGTTGGCTTATCCAGCAAAACTCCTGATCAGATAAAGAAAGTTTTTGGAATCCTTGATCAGGACAAGAGCGGCTTCATCGAAGAAGAAGAGCTTCA GCTGTTTCTGAAGAACTTCTCTTCGAGTGCCAGAGTGCTCACCTCTGCGGAGACCAAGGCTTTCCTGGCTGCAGGTGACACTGATGGTGACGGCAAAATCGGAGTAGAAGGTAAGGCTGCTGGAAACTTCATCAAAGTCAGGCTTTAA
- the LOC125700763 gene encoding parvalbumin, thymic isoform X2 — MAITDILSAKDIESALSSCQAADSFNYKSFFSTVGLSSKTPDQIKKVFGILDQDKSGFIEEEELQLFLKNFSSSARVLTSAETKAFLAAGDTDGDGKIGVEEFQSLVKA; from the exons ATGGCCATCACTGACATCCTTTCTGCTAAAGATATTGAATCTGCTCTCTCCAGCTGCCAGG CTGCGGATTCCTTCAATTATAAGTCGTTCTTCTCCACGGTTGGCTTATCCAGCAAAACTCCTGATCAGATAAAGAAAGTTTTTGGAATCCTTGATCAGGACAAGAGCGGCTTCATCGAAGAAGAAGAGCTTCA GCTGTTTCTGAAGAACTTCTCTTCGAGTGCCAGAGTGCTCACCTCTGCGGAGACCAAGGCTTTCCTGGCTGCAGGTGACACTGATGGTGACGGCAAAATCGGAGTAGAAG AATTCCAGTCCCTGGTGAAGGCATAA